One Thermofilum pendens Hrk 5 DNA segment encodes these proteins:
- a CDS encoding DUF429 domain-containing protein has protein sequence MDVYLGVDLSASRRRKSAYALLYEDLSCKAGFFSGDDELVALAEEYSPRVVGIDAPLSFPKGGRLRGCDKALLRLGVKVFSPVFSGMLELTSRGIKLKEALEERGFEVIEVYPGGSQDLLGIPRKSRNKKGLLEGLRSLGVKFEETLQGDILDAITAAFTSYAYAVGEYILVSSEDCRLILPSPTLRPSRRA, from the coding sequence GTGGACGTGTACCTCGGTGTAGACCTCTCGGCTTCGAGGCGCAGAAAGTCGGCTTACGCTCTGCTCTACGAAGACCTTTCGTGTAAGGCGGGCTTCTTCTCCGGGGATGACGAACTCGTAGCTCTGGCGGAGGAGTACTCTCCCAGGGTGGTAGGCATAGATGCTCCTCTCTCCTTCCCGAAGGGTGGGCGCCTCCGGGGGTGCGACAAGGCCCTGTTAAGGCTGGGGGTAAAGGTCTTCTCTCCGGTTTTCTCCGGGATGCTCGAGCTGACGTCGAGGGGTATCAAGCTGAAGGAGGCTCTCGAGGAGAGGGGCTTCGAAGTAATCGAGGTATACCCCGGGGGGAGCCAGGACCTACTAGGGATTCCCAGGAAGTCCAGGAACAAGAAGGGCTTGCTGGAGGGCCTTAGAAGCCTCGGGGTTAAGTTCGAGGAGACTTTACAGGGAGACATTCTCGACGCTATTACTGCGGCTTTCACGTCGTACGCCTACGCCGTCGGCGAGTACATACTCGTGTCCTCCGAGGACTGCCGGCTCATCCTCCCTAGCCCCACCCTGCGCCCCAGCCGACGCGCTTAG
- the dcd gene encoding dCTP deaminase, translating to MLSGAEIRRLINEGKLVIEPFSDEIVRENGVDLRIGEEVAVLLNNPEPLDPERLREVDLSQYYRVFKTDSFVLQPYMKVLVTTLEYIKMPVDVAAIIGVRSTFARLGVSIPPTLIDAGFEGQITIEIHGGAFPIVLRKGQRFAHVAFYRLEGEPVPYKGKYQRQRGVTLPR from the coding sequence ATGCTCTCCGGCGCCGAGATCCGGAGGCTCATAAACGAAGGGAAGCTCGTCATCGAGCCCTTTAGCGACGAAATCGTGCGCGAGAATGGCGTCGACCTGAGGATCGGGGAGGAGGTCGCCGTCCTCCTGAACAACCCGGAGCCCCTGGACCCTGAGAGGCTGAGAGAGGTAGATCTGTCCCAGTACTACAGGGTGTTCAAGACGGACAGCTTTGTTCTCCAGCCGTACATGAAGGTGCTAGTGACAACCCTAGAGTACATCAAGATGCCGGTAGACGTAGCCGCAATTATAGGGGTTAGAAGCACCTTCGCGAGGCTCGGCGTATCGATACCGCCAACGCTCATAGACGCTGGCTTCGAGGGCCAAATAACCATAGAGATCCACGGCGGGGCTTTCCCGATAGTCCTGAGGAAGGGTCAGCGGTTCGCACACGTCGCATTCTACAGGCTTGAGGGCGAACCCGTGCCGTACAAGGGAAAGTACCAGCGCCAGAGGGGGGTTACCCTTCCGCGCTGA